GGCGACCGGCTCGTGCCACCAGCACTTCAGATAGAGCGGATCATCCGTGTAGGGGTCGCCGGGCAAGGTGCATGGCCCCTTGCCGTCATCGTTGGAGGCGCCTTCACTGATCATCGAGGGCACGCACATGTTCGTGGGCCCGCAGAAGTGGAAGATCGGCGGCTTTGCCGAGGTGCGGGCATCGTTGCTGTTCCACCACGCGGCACGGTAGCCGGCCTGCATGTCACCCGGTGCGAACATGGCGGCGAGCGGACGGGCCGCCCAGCCGATCACCTTCTCCTCGTACGGCCAGTACTGCGGAGTCGAGGCGTGGCTGTAGTCGTCCTTGCCGTCCGCAGCCTCCAGGAACGGCGTGCGGTTCTCCTTCCACAGCGGGTTGGCCGGGTTGTTCGTCCAGCCCACTCCCCATTGTCCTTCCTTCGGGGCGGACTTGGGGTAGTAGCCGGAGTTGTACGCCCACAGGGCGTAGAACCAGTTCTCGATGTACTTCGGATGGCCGTCGTTGATGATCAGGCCGTCCTTGCGGGTGTCGTTCCACTTCCCGACGAGGATGTTGACGCCGGCGGCAATGTTGGCGGCGTAGTCCAGCGCCACGGCCTCCTGCTCCTGCGTGGTCTTGGGCTCCTCGTTCTCCTTCTCCTTGCCGTGCATACGCATGCCGTCGGTGACCTGCGTGATGCCGTAACCGCAGTCCGCCTCCGCGAAGTTGATCGCCCACGGGTCGGTCTGCTGGCCGGAGGCGGAGTACTTGATGCCGTAGAAATTGCCGATCAGCGAATTGGCCGTGACCCCGGGCACGGCAAGCCGGGTGGCCTGCCACATGTTCGACTCCTGCGCGGTGATGCCCAGCATCACCTGTGCCGGAACGTGCCAGTCCTCACCGGTTCCGCCCGTCAGCGGGTCCAAGGGGAAGAGCGACTGCGGAGCGTAGGCCGGCATGCCGGTGTTCTTCCAGTTCGCCGGCCTGGTGGCACCCTTGTTGAGGGTGCCGACGACGGTCTGGTCCACTGCCCATTCGACCTGGCGTGGCGTCGGCTGGAAGGCCTGCTTCTTCGGATCGTTGCGTGGCACGGAGCAGTACCGGTCGTCCTCGACCACGCTGCTTGCGGCGACACGTGACGTGCCGGTGGTGGTGCCTCCACTCTGCGCGAGGAGGACCGGGCTGGTCTGCGTGCCCCCGGTCACCTGCTTCTGGGTACCGACATACGTACTCGCCGGAGGCGCATCCAGGACGACCGACTTATGAGTGTCGGCCGTCGTGATCGTCGTCCGGATCGTGCGCGCTTCCAGGGCTTCCTCGGGGCGGATGCGCGAATCCTTGCCATCTGCCCAGCGCGAGGACACGAACGCCTGGGCGTTGCTCGACACCCGGGCGTCCTTGTCGATGCTGCCGGGGTTGTGCAGGCCGCCTCCTGTCCGCGCGACGCTCTTGGCCTCACCGGTGACGTACACCTCGCCCTTCGGCGTGGAGGTGAGGTCGAAATCGGTCAGCTCGCCCTGTGCGAGGCGGAGCGGCTCGGTGCTCGCGTCGTTCGTGCTGATCTGGTCGGCTGTGACGCGCGAGACGGTTGCGGTGGTGGCAGCCGCGGAGGGTGCGGCGGACTTCTGGGCGGCGGACGGTGGGACCGGGTCGATGAAGGTCACGCCCCCGGCGGCGTCGGCCTTCAGCTGGAAGGGCCAGGCGGCCGTCTTCGCGACGGTCCGCACCTTGCTGTCCGCCACGGCGACGATGCGGTTGCCGGCAGCCGCGACTATTCCGTTCCGGGTCGGCACGGCGGAGGTGACCTGGCCGACGACGGTCTGCCGGGTGGCAGTCTTCCCTGTCCGGGCGTCGACCGTGACCAAGCGGGTCTGGTTCTTCGCCGTTGCGTCGTCGCTCATGGCGGTGAACACGGTCTGGTTCCCGTGCCCGCACCCGGGGGAGAAGTAGGAGAGCGTCGCCTGGAACGGCAACTTCGTAATGTGGCCATTGCGCAGGTTCACTACTGCCGTGAACGCGCCGCGTGTCATCAGATCAGGCTTGTTGGTAAAAGTGCGCGGTGCGTACGCGACAGCGGCGTACGTACCCGACCCGGTGATGCAGGCGTTGCCGATCCAGGTGTCGGTATCGAATCCCGGTTCGGACAAGGATGCCGCTGTCCTCCATGCGTATCCGTCGCGCTCGTCGGCGACCATCACGTGAAAGCCGGTGCCATCGCCCGAGGTGGTGAACGCCCGGTCGGATGAGCGGTCGTAATCGGAGCCCAGGGTGGCCCGGCGCGCCTTCGCGGGTACGGACAGCGGCATTTCGCCGGGGTTTGTCTTTGCGCCGTGCGCCGTAGCTCCCGATGGGCCTTCCGCCGCCTTGGGCGGGGCAGGTGCTGCCAAGGACTGATTGGTGGCAATTCCTGCAGAAAGAGACAGGGCAAGCGCTATCACCGGTATGCGCGCATATCTGAAAATGCCGCGTTTCAACGAGTGCTCCTTCCGATGGGGTGTGGGTCTGGAACGCCGAGAAGAATCCGCACTCTGTGAACTGCCGATGCGTGGCGCACGTCGCGAAGTCGAAAGGTGTGCGGCCAGGCTGGATCACGGCGTGCGGAGATCCCGCCGTGAGGACGGGTCTGCACTCGGCGGAGATCGAGGGCGTCGCACGTTGGGGGGACTGGGGCCAAGGGGTTACCTGGCGGCATGGATGCATTCATGTCGCCAGGCGCACTGCGCTCCCGAAGCGGAGTCAGCAGGCCCTGTGAAGTCGCTTCGGCTTCACAGTCGTTGGCCACTCGCAGCCGCAGCTGAATGAGCGGACGCTGCGATCCCTGTGACAAAAGCAGCGCACAGACCAATGCGCATGATCGTTTTTATGGTCATGTGGAACCGACCCCCCGGTGTGTGCACTCGAGCTGCGAGGCGGTCACATGCCTCACAGCTGAGGGGCACAAGATATTCACAGAGGGCCCCGTGGGCTGTGATGTACGACACAAGGGTGACGTGTGTGGGTTTGATATTGGCCTGAATTGGTGGGCGAGTTGGAAGTTCTTCGCTGCGGCAACGGCAGCGGCGTGAAGTCATGTTGATCCGCAAGTCAGGCGCTTTGCCTGTTTCGATCGACATAGGCGGGTTCGAATCCTTGACTGCCTCCTTGGTCGGCGACCGCGGAACGGCCCTGACCGGCCTGGCTCGCCGTCATGTTGCGAGGGAATGCATTCGGGACGCGGGACCGTTTGCCTCTTCGGGGAGGGTGCGGAATCGGATCGGGCGGGTTGAATATGCAAGTTCTCCGCATGCCGCATCAAACCGAACCGGCCATGAGGAAACCCGAGTTGCCGGGGGTTCGCCTTCGGCGCCGGTGAGGTTGGCCGAAAGACCTCGGGTCCGGGGTTCCGGCCCGGAACGCGGGGCGGTCACCAGTGCGGCGTGGGTACGGTCGGCGTGTCGTCGTCGTCGCTCCGTACCGGACGTGGCGGCTGGTTGAGCACCTCGCGGGCCGTGCACCCGTTGTCTGCGGCACGATGCCACCGGGAGCGAACCCGGCACCCGAGGAGGGCGACGAGGCCCAGGAGCAGGGTGATTGCCCCTTTGATTCGTTCCACGGTGATTCCTTCCAGGGGGTCTGGGCATATCTACCGCGCATCTGAACAATAGATATCGGTACGGGCGAGAGCGGAGCCATCTGGCTGATGAGGGGGTTGGATGGGCGGCATAGGTGAGGACGGCACGTTAGCGGATCCGCACGGAGCGGCCGGGCGGACGGCGTCCGGCACGCAGCTGTCCGAGGACGCCGTCCGGGTGTTCCGGTGGGTGAGCGACCAGGGATCGTGCGACGCGAAGACGCTGGGCGCGACACTGGGGCTGCCGGAGGGTTGCGCTGCCTCGGCGGTGGTGACACTGACCGAACTGCTGCTGCTGCGCTATCTGCCGGAGGACTCCGACCGGCTGGTGCCGGTGGCGCCGGACGCGGCCATAGCCGCGTTGGTCGCGCCGAAGGAGGCCGGGCTGCGCCGGCAGCTCGCTGAGATCGATCAACTCCGGGGTGAACTGGCCCTCCTGACGCCGTTCTACACGGAGGGCAGGCGCCGATGGCAGGGGCGTGCGCCACTGACCGAGGTCACGGACCTGAAGACCGTCGTGGGCTTGATCACCGAGGCGACCATGCGGTGCCGGCTGGAGGTCCGCACCTGCCACCCAGGAGGTGGCCGCTCCCCGACGCTGCTGGAGCAGGCGTTCATCCGGGACCGGGACATGCTGCGCCGCGGCGTGCGGATGCGCACGCTGTACCAGCACACGGCCCGCTACCACCTGCCGACGCAGGAGTACGCGCGGCGGATGACCGACGAGGGGGCCGAGATCAGGACGATGAGTGAACTGTTCGGCCGCATGGTCGCCTTCGACGGGGAGACGGTGTTCATCCCGCACCAGGACGACCTGGACGCCGCCATCGTCATCCACGAGCCGTCCACGGTGGCGTACCTGTGCGCGACCTTCGACCACACCTGGTCGCTGGCTGAGCCCTACCACCCGGCCTGGACGGAGAGTTCGGCGCGGGACGAGGTGAAGCAGGCCATCGTGCGGCTGCTGGCGGAGGGGATGAAGGACGAGATGGTGGCCCGGCGGTTGGGTATGTCGTTGCGCACCTGCCGCAAGCACATCGCCGAGATCATGGAGCAGCTGGGGGCGGCCAGCCGCTTCCAGGCCGGCTATCTGGCCCGTGTGCAGTCCTCCGGTCCTGCCGCGGCGGCCACGGGCGGCGCCTGACGGCCTCACCGGAGAGAACGGCCGGTGGCCGCCCGCCGTTTGTTCCCGTCGCGGTACGAGCCGCCCCGGCGCCCCTCGGCCGGCTCGGCCCGGAGCAGGGCGGGCGGCTCCCGGCCGGGCATGCCCGGCCGGGGGTGCGGACGCTCCCTGATCCGGCCTGAT
This genomic interval from Streptomyces sp. NBC_00464 contains the following:
- a CDS encoding SGNH/GDSL hydrolase family protein, with protein sequence MPLSVPAKARRATLGSDYDRSSDRAFTTSGDGTGFHVMVADERDGYAWRTAASLSEPGFDTDTWIGNACITGSGTYAAVAYAPRTFTNKPDLMTRGAFTAVVNLRNGHITKLPFQATLSYFSPGCGHGNQTVFTAMSDDATAKNQTRLVTVDARTGKTATRQTVVGQVTSAVPTRNGIVAAAGNRIVAVADSKVRTVAKTAAWPFQLKADAAGGVTFIDPVPPSAAQKSAAPSAAATTATVSRVTADQISTNDASTEPLRLAQGELTDFDLTSTPKGEVYVTGEAKSVARTGGGLHNPGSIDKDARVSSNAQAFVSSRWADGKDSRIRPEEALEARTIRTTITTADTHKSVVLDAPPASTYVGTQKQVTGGTQTSPVLLAQSGGTTTGTSRVAASSVVEDDRYCSVPRNDPKKQAFQPTPRQVEWAVDQTVVGTLNKGATRPANWKNTGMPAYAPQSLFPLDPLTGGTGEDWHVPAQVMLGITAQESNMWQATRLAVPGVTANSLIGNFYGIKYSASGQQTDPWAINFAEADCGYGITQVTDGMRMHGKEKENEEPKTTQEQEAVALDYAANIAAGVNILVGKWNDTRKDGLIINDGHPKYIENWFYALWAYNSGYYPKSAPKEGQWGVGWTNNPANPLWKENRTPFLEAADGKDDYSHASTPQYWPYEEKVIGWAARPLAAMFAPGDMQAGYRAAWWNSNDARTSAKPPIFHFCGPTNMCVPSMISEGASNDDGKGPCTLPGDPYTDDPLYLKCWWHEPVAWKNCVELARCGNPVHRFDDTYPEQPDANSYPPRCNTGLPAGSLIVDDLPNGTVPAGSAGRTCAVSSNGSFDFTFASEGGKYPSKVDLHQIGAGNGNHFWMGHTRWLATADGKRLEVSGKWTLNSSTRGWMRVFVHMPDHGAHTRQAAYEIGGTEAGSDNAPVRVHPQRIRKNEWVDLGVFNFTGTPSVTLDTDTDDGTGDEDIAWDSVAFQPLSAKPKDFVVAMGDSFSAGEGASEGNRDYYPETNYLDTQNANTRNACHRSTQAWSRQATIPGRSASIGALADGYGSAMDYHLIACSGARTYNVVHNGNVQGNGGERPQMDQGYLDGNTTLVSISVGGNDTRFSSIIQKCLLATNTNCKENIFTEDDTDGPIGGRDRKFVGQSLETAMAGIIKEIVRPDIVKTLKEIHARAPKAKIALMGYPSLIENRGDCLSITIAGYQIGLSAGSADWLNSVAATLRVEMQGAADDAKAAGIDAWFSDPKDDFAGKAICGDPESIHGIVKTLVDSDKPLTDYPILENFGLSAQSFHPKIEGARLYADTFERTLDLMKS
- a CDS encoding helix-turn-helix transcriptional regulator, whose translation is MGGIGEDGTLADPHGAAGRTASGTQLSEDAVRVFRWVSDQGSCDAKTLGATLGLPEGCAASAVVTLTELLLLRYLPEDSDRLVPVAPDAAIAALVAPKEAGLRRQLAEIDQLRGELALLTPFYTEGRRRWQGRAPLTEVTDLKTVVGLITEATMRCRLEVRTCHPGGGRSPTLLEQAFIRDRDMLRRGVRMRTLYQHTARYHLPTQEYARRMTDEGAEIRTMSELFGRMVAFDGETVFIPHQDDLDAAIVIHEPSTVAYLCATFDHTWSLAEPYHPAWTESSARDEVKQAIVRLLAEGMKDEMVARRLGMSLRTCRKHIAEIMEQLGAASRFQAGYLARVQSSGPAAAATGGA